The following proteins are encoded in a genomic region of Oncorhynchus keta strain PuntledgeMale-10-30-2019 chromosome 6, Oket_V2, whole genome shotgun sequence:
- the cfap298 gene encoding cilia- and flagella-associated protein 298 isoform X5, whose protein sequence is MLNGVKWRSIGFNDQEPTEFPELVDHGVTLPPNMQGLTDEQVVDLKLKDEWEERCVPSGGPEFNKDEIGRRNGHAPNQKMKEVLRNTMEEAKAVISKKQAVAGVCVTMETVKEALDQLRGAVMIVYPMGLPPHDPIRMELEDQEDLSGTQASLQVIPVEEAQLWWAAKELHRGKKLQDYIGKNDKTKIVVKIQKTMCSCQRGQGAPAREPVVTEEQQKQMMMHHYKRQQELKMLDEVEDDSHLHSDWSDRQALKRQFQGLSNIKWGPR, encoded by the exons aGTTCCCAGAGCTGGTGGACCACGGCGTGACGCTGCCCCCCAACATGCAGGGTCTGACGGATGAACAGGTTGTTGACCTGAAGCTGAAAGACGAGTGGGAGGAGAGGTGTGTCCCCAGCGGAGGACCTGAATTCAACAAGGATGAGATCGGAAGGAGGAACGGACACG cTCCGAACCAGAAGATGAAGGAGGTGCTAAGGAACACTATGGAGGAGGCCAAGGCAGTCATCTCTAAG AAACAGGcggtggctggtgtgtgtgttaccatggAGACGGTGAAGGAGGCGCTGGACCAGCTGAGGGGCGCGGTGATGATTGTCTACCCCATGGGCTTGCCGCCACACGACCCAATCAGGATGGAGCTGGAGGACCAGGAGGACCTGTCAGGAACACAG GCATCTCTCCAGGTGATTCCAGTGGAGGAGGCTCAGCTGTGGTGGGCTGCTAAGGAGTTGCATAGAGGGAAGAAACTACAGGATTACATCGGCAAGAACGACAAAACCAAGATCGTAGTCAAAATACAGAAG ACCATGTGTTCCTGTCAGAGGGGCCAGGGGGCGCCAGCCAGGGAACCTGTGgtcacagaggaacaacagaaacagatgatgatGCACCACTACAAGAGACAACAGGAACTCAAG ATGCTGGACGAGGTGGAAGACGACAGTCACCTCCACTCAGactggtcagacagacaggccttaAAGAGACAGTTCCAGGGCCTCAGCAACATCAAGTGGGGTCCCAGATAA